In bacterium (Candidatus Blackallbacteria) CG13_big_fil_rev_8_21_14_2_50_49_14, one DNA window encodes the following:
- a CDS encoding EscN/YscN/HrcN family type III secretion system ATPase, translated as MGNLTLDTGIDSSYEHYFDYQNYAVALANTNLVRARGSVVQVVGLVLEALLQGVEIGELCYIRSADRKRVYPCEVVGFRARRVLLMPLVNLEGIGAGAEVIATGKQVSVKCGPGLLGRVLDGLGNPIDGKGPVVAEKYYPLRAGAPNPMKRKRIDTVLPTGVRVIDGMLTFGTGQRVGLFAGSGVGKSTLLGMIARNAKCDIAVVCNVGERGREVLEFIEDSLGEEGLARSVVVSATSDTSSLERVKAAYTATAICEYFRDQGKNVFLMMDSVTRFAMAQREIGLAIGEPPATKGYTPSVFALLPELLERTGMGETGSITAIYTVLVEGGDMDEPVADAVRGILDGHIVMARKIASDNIYPAIDVLPSVSRLFNVLTTPEHRAAASEIRNILSTYESAVDLINIGAYVRGSNADIDHAISMIDQIKSFRRQGVHDPTPFQDTVNAVKTLGTKTASWANLA; from the coding sequence ATGGGTAATCTGACGCTGGATACAGGCATTGATTCTTCCTACGAGCATTATTTTGATTATCAAAACTACGCAGTCGCTTTAGCCAATACCAATTTGGTAAGGGCCCGTGGTTCCGTCGTTCAGGTCGTGGGTCTGGTTTTGGAAGCGCTCTTACAGGGTGTAGAAATTGGCGAACTCTGTTATATCCGTTCGGCAGACCGCAAGCGGGTATACCCTTGCGAAGTGGTTGGTTTCAGAGCCCGTCGCGTACTGCTGATGCCGCTGGTGAACCTTGAGGGGATCGGCGCAGGGGCTGAGGTTATTGCCACAGGCAAACAGGTTTCTGTAAAATGCGGCCCCGGTCTCTTGGGACGTGTACTGGATGGTCTGGGCAACCCCATTGACGGCAAAGGCCCTGTGGTTGCAGAAAAATATTATCCCCTGCGGGCCGGTGCGCCGAACCCCATGAAACGTAAACGTATTGATACCGTCCTGCCGACGGGTGTGCGCGTCATTGACGGCATGTTGACCTTCGGTACCGGGCAACGCGTGGGTCTTTTCGCCGGTTCAGGGGTCGGTAAATCCACCCTGCTGGGCATGATCGCCCGTAACGCGAAGTGCGATATCGCCGTGGTCTGTAACGTTGGGGAACGTGGCCGTGAGGTTTTGGAATTTATTGAAGACAGTTTGGGCGAAGAGGGTCTGGCCCGCTCCGTGGTGGTCTCAGCGACCTCCGATACCTCCTCCCTGGAACGTGTAAAAGCCGCCTATACCGCGACTGCGATTTGTGAATATTTTCGTGACCAGGGCAAGAACGTCTTTCTGATGATGGACTCTGTGACCCGTTTCGCCATGGCTCAGCGTGAAATTGGTCTGGCGATTGGTGAGCCGCCTGCTACCAAAGGCTATACCCCTTCGGTATTCGCTTTGCTGCCTGAATTGCTGGAACGTACCGGCATGGGGGAAACAGGTTCAATTACCGCCATTTACACGGTATTGGTTGAAGGGGGCGATATGGATGAACCGGTTGCTGACGCGGTCCGTGGTATTCTCGATGGCCACATCGTGATGGCACGTAAAATTGCCTCTGACAATATTTATCCTGCGATTGACGTACTGCCCAGTGTCAGCCGTCTGTTTAACGTGCTCACCACCCCTGAGCACCGTGCTGCAGCTTCTGAAATCCGCAATATTCTTTCGACCTATGAAAGTGCTGTGGATTTGATCAATATCGGCGCCTATGTGCGGGGTTCCAACGCAGATATTGACCACGCCATTTCAATGATTGACCAGATCAAAAGCTTCCGGCGACAAGGGGTTCATGACCCCACTCCCTTCCAGGACACGGTCAATGCCGTCAAAACCCTGGGTACAAAAACCGCCAGTTGGGCGAATTTGGCCTAA
- the amrA gene encoding AmmeMemoRadiSam system protein A, with amino-acid sequence MSLSPQTLPELARLTIENYVSSGELPQMDLGALADFQKSQAGVFVTIYHQPRGQRDLRGCIGTIGPTQANILEETIQNAISAALRDPRFSPVSVSELSGLSYEVSVLHEPEPIASLDLLNVDTYGVIVVNGSRRGLLLPGIESIRTVEEQVLHAMYKGGIRPGEPVSLFRFQVDKYV; translated from the coding sequence ATGTCCTTATCCCCTCAAACTTTGCCAGAACTGGCGCGTCTGACGATTGAAAATTACGTCAGTTCAGGCGAACTTCCTCAAATGGACCTTGGCGCTTTGGCGGATTTTCAAAAATCTCAGGCCGGGGTTTTTGTGACAATTTATCACCAGCCCAGAGGACAACGCGACCTGCGCGGTTGCATTGGCACGATTGGGCCTACCCAAGCGAATATTCTTGAAGAAACGATTCAAAACGCCATTTCAGCAGCGCTTCGCGATCCCCGTTTTTCCCCTGTTTCAGTGTCTGAACTGTCGGGGCTGAGCTATGAGGTCAGTGTTTTACATGAGCCAGAACCCATTGCCAGCCTGGATTTGCTCAATGTAGATACCTATGGCGTGATTGTGGTGAACGGTTCCCGCAGGGGGCTGCTCTTGCCAGGAATTGAAAGTATCCGTACGGTTGAAGAGCAGGTTTTGCACGCCATGTACAAGGGGGGCATCCGACCTGGAGAACCCGTCTCACTTTTTCGCTTTCAAGTCGATAAATACGTCTGA
- a CDS encoding ferredoxin, producing the protein MAYIITSPCVDTKDAACVEVCPVDCIHSDDDAPQYYINPDECIDCGACAPVCPVEAIFPEEDVPEDQQDFVQVNADYFNK; encoded by the coding sequence ATGGCCTATATTATTACATCCCCCTGTGTTGACACCAAGGACGCGGCTTGTGTAGAAGTCTGTCCCGTTGATTGTATTCATTCTGATGATGATGCGCCCCAGTATTATATCAACCCAGATGAGTGCATCGATTGTGGCGCCTGTGCTCCTGTCTGCCCAGTAGAAGCAATCTTCCCTGAAGAAGATGTTCCCGAAGATCAGCAGGATTTTGTTCAGGTAAACGCTGACTATTTCAATAAATAG
- a CDS encoding Fe-S oxidoreductase → MEHSSIFFGPLEMAFFAMVMVSLIGLSAYGASIKYQLVQIGQAEDRQPQPDDLPKRLWETVYDVFYWAFRGVRPWVGLLHTFIFVGFFAFLLATTHHVLRLFTNDVEFSVLKFISPVLDQGYALLADIFAILVLIGIVSLAYRRYGMKPKALYPPAENQNILVNKESRENPWLESLITICFITLLMVSYLSTEGLAMAWVQKANSAFNFELFRPFSSATGWVFFQMHLPEMAQVVLYHLSWWVHILCVLGFAVYIPFSKHLHLVAGPINLFFKRQKSYGKVDMKKDLMAMLEDEDADEDDFSMGGIQYLHDLSWKNVLDTFACIECGRCDDVCPANATGKELSPKWMIVNTKHLLAEEKEALLAGKQSETPLVGHVMTEDALWSCTTCGGCMEMCPMGIEHIVDIVGMRQHQLMEEESFPSEFKTMFQNLERQGNPWGQAQSTRADWSKGLEIKTLSQIEDINQLDVLYWVGCAGSYDDGAKKVAVAFAQLMQAAGLRFAILGKEEKCCGDPARRTGNEMLAQQMIAENVEVMNEYGVKHIVTACPHCFHTIKNEFPDFGGHYEVKHHTELLQELIIQGKLKVNTETGKWLTTFHDPCYLGRHNDVYDQPRALLDAMGLPQAEMKQSRKASFCCGAGGGQMWKEENTGTRVNIARTQQALDTGATMVAVGCPFCKTMIQDGVNDHNKGDEVKVRDIAEILVDSIQAEVPAQA, encoded by the coding sequence ATGGAACATTCGAGTATTTTCTTTGGACCCTTGGAAATGGCCTTCTTTGCGATGGTCATGGTGTCTTTGATCGGGCTTTCGGCCTATGGCGCTTCGATTAAATACCAACTGGTCCAGATTGGCCAGGCCGAGGATCGTCAGCCTCAGCCCGATGATTTACCCAAACGTCTTTGGGAAACCGTTTATGATGTTTTTTATTGGGCCTTCCGTGGGGTACGTCCCTGGGTGGGTCTTTTGCATACCTTTATTTTTGTAGGCTTTTTCGCCTTCCTTTTGGCCACAACGCACCATGTTTTGCGTTTGTTCACCAATGATGTTGAATTTTCGGTGCTGAAATTTATCAGCCCGGTTTTGGATCAGGGTTATGCCCTGCTTGCGGATATTTTCGCAATATTGGTTCTGATTGGGATTGTTTCTTTGGCCTATCGCCGTTATGGCATGAAGCCCAAGGCGCTCTATCCACCTGCTGAAAATCAGAATATTCTCGTCAACAAAGAATCCCGTGAGAATCCCTGGCTGGAGTCTTTGATTACGATTTGCTTTATTACCCTGCTGATGGTGTCTTACCTCAGCACCGAAGGTCTGGCAATGGCGTGGGTTCAGAAAGCCAACAGCGCTTTCAATTTTGAGCTTTTCCGCCCCTTCTCCTCGGCCACCGGTTGGGTGTTTTTTCAGATGCATTTGCCTGAAATGGCCCAAGTGGTGCTCTATCACCTCTCCTGGTGGGTGCATATCCTCTGTGTTTTGGGTTTTGCGGTGTATATTCCCTTTTCCAAGCACTTGCACCTCGTCGCGGGCCCAATCAATCTTTTCTTTAAACGTCAGAAATCCTATGGCAAAGTGGACATGAAAAAAGACCTCATGGCCATGCTGGAAGATGAAGATGCGGATGAAGATGATTTCAGCATGGGCGGGATTCAATACCTTCATGATCTTTCCTGGAAAAACGTTTTGGATACCTTTGCCTGTATTGAGTGTGGCCGTTGCGATGATGTCTGCCCCGCCAATGCCACGGGCAAAGAACTCTCCCCCAAGTGGATGATTGTGAATACAAAGCATCTGCTGGCTGAAGAGAAAGAAGCTCTTTTGGCAGGCAAGCAGTCTGAAACGCCACTGGTGGGTCATGTGATGACGGAAGATGCGCTTTGGTCCTGCACCACCTGCGGCGGCTGTATGGAAATGTGCCCCATGGGCATCGAGCATATCGTCGATATTGTGGGCATGCGTCAGCACCAGTTGATGGAAGAGGAATCTTTCCCCAGCGAATTTAAGACGATGTTCCAAAATCTTGAGCGCCAGGGAAATCCTTGGGGACAGGCCCAATCGACCCGAGCCGACTGGTCCAAAGGGCTTGAAATCAAAACCCTTTCTCAAATAGAGGATATCAATCAGTTAGACGTTCTCTATTGGGTCGGTTGTGCGGGTTCCTACGATGACGGCGCCAAGAAAGTCGCTGTTGCCTTTGCACAGTTGATGCAGGCAGCAGGTCTGCGTTTTGCGATTCTCGGCAAAGAAGAAAAATGCTGCGGCGACCCGGCCCGGCGGACTGGCAATGAAATGCTGGCTCAACAGATGATTGCTGAAAATGTGGAAGTCATGAATGAATATGGCGTGAAGCATATTGTGACGGCTTGCCCACACTGCTTTCATACGATTAAAAATGAATTTCCCGATTTTGGCGGGCATTATGAAGTCAAACACCATACAGAACTGCTTCAGGAATTGATTATTCAAGGCAAATTGAAGGTCAATACTGAAACTGGCAAATGGCTGACCACCTTCCATGACCCCTGCTATTTGGGCCGTCACAATGATGTCTATGACCAGCCCCGCGCCCTTTTAGATGCCATGGGGCTGCCCCAGGCCGAAATGAAACAGAGCCGCAAGGCAAGTTTTTGCTGCGGCGCTGGCGGAGGCCAAATGTGGAAAGAAGAAAACACAGGCACCCGCGTCAATATTGCCCGTACCCAACAGGCTTTGGACACAGGAGCCACGATGGTGGCCGTTGGCTGCCCCTTCTGTAAAACCATGATTCAAGATGGAGTCAATGACCACAACAAGGGAGATGAGGTCAAGGTTCGCGATATCGCTGAAATCTTGGTTGATTCTATCCAAGCTGAGGTTCCTGCCCAGGCTTGA
- a CDS encoding chemotaxis protein CheW encodes MPAASAQELYIVVFRLGTEEYSIPVSHVQEIQRCHRLSLPRQMPDIPEYFEGIIDLRGQIIPILDLRKRFHLNPQEPGRESCYIIVETHHDMVGFLVDAVSEVLRVSADLFTPPPARLRTAVSARYMVGVGKLKNKDENARRERLVVLLDIDKILNEDETNPQTSQGEALAG; translated from the coding sequence ATGCCTGCCGCTTCTGCTCAAGAGTTATATATTGTGGTCTTCCGCCTCGGCACAGAAGAATATTCAATCCCTGTCAGCCATGTTCAGGAAATTCAACGCTGTCACCGACTCAGCCTGCCCCGACAAATGCCGGATATTCCCGAATATTTTGAAGGCATTATTGATTTACGCGGGCAGATTATTCCGATTCTGGATTTGCGCAAGCGCTTTCATCTCAACCCCCAGGAACCTGGCCGTGAAAGCTGCTATATCATTGTCGAAACCCATCATGATATGGTGGGTTTTCTGGTAGATGCGGTATCAGAGGTTTTGCGGGTTTCTGCCGATCTGTTCACGCCCCCACCCGCCCGCTTGCGCACAGCAGTGAGCGCACGCTATATGGTTGGGGTGGGCAAACTGAAAAACAAAGATGAAAATGCCCGCCGCGAACGTCTGGTGGTTTTATTGGATATCGACAAAATTCTCAATGAAGATGAAACAAATCCCCAAACAAGCCAGGGGGAGGCGCTTGCAGGTTGA